The Methanoplanus sp. FWC-SCC4 genome has a window encoding:
- a CDS encoding U32 family peptidase yields the protein MKKIELLAPAGDWSCLKTAVENGADAVYFGIKNMNMRDNAGNFEINELPVVMRYLHENNKKGYLTLNTIYYNKELEKLEKVILAAKTAGVDAIICWDMAVLNIAKKAGIPIHISTQASVSNYQAFKFYSDLGADRIILARECSLSDISEISRQAEYEGLNCEIETFTHGAMCVSMSGRCFLSADTFGKSANRGQCLQPCRRLYRITDVEEEDNSYILGHNFVLSPKDLCSIEILPELIEAGISSFKIEGRIRPPEYVKTTVSCYRKVLNAIESGEYSSRLVGELKRELGKAYNRGFSQGFYKGLEKDWISRGPDARESKIYCGEVVTYYKKIQVAEFLIRAGSLKIGDKILVYGKTTPARNTVINEIQINHQSVESAGKGERCGIKIPFIVRPKDKLFRIKDNEKQKKN from the coding sequence ATGAAAAAAATTGAACTACTGGCACCTGCCGGGGACTGGTCCTGTTTAAAAACGGCTGTTGAAAATGGTGCAGATGCTGTATATTTTGGAATAAAAAATATGAACATGCGGGATAATGCCGGGAATTTTGAGATTAATGAGCTTCCTGTTGTTATGCGTTATCTGCATGAAAACAATAAAAAAGGGTATCTTACACTTAATACGATTTATTACAATAAAGAATTGGAAAAATTAGAAAAAGTTATCCTGGCTGCCAAAACTGCTGGAGTGGATGCAATAATCTGCTGGGATATGGCAGTATTAAATATTGCAAAAAAAGCAGGAATACCAATACATATCTCAACTCAGGCCAGTGTATCAAATTATCAGGCATTCAAATTTTATTCGGATTTAGGTGCTGACAGAATAATTCTCGCAAGAGAATGTTCATTATCGGATATTTCTGAAATCAGCAGACAGGCTGAATATGAAGGATTAAACTGTGAGATTGAAACTTTCACTCATGGCGCTATGTGTGTAAGTATGTCGGGCAGGTGTTTTCTCTCTGCCGATACATTCGGTAAATCCGCAAACAGGGGCCAGTGTTTACAACCCTGCCGGAGACTTTACAGAATAACTGATGTTGAAGAAGAGGATAATTCATATATTCTTGGACACAATTTTGTTCTCAGCCCAAAAGATTTATGCTCAATTGAAATACTTCCCGAACTGATTGAGGCAGGTATTAGCTCTTTTAAAATTGAAGGGAGGATCAGACCTCCTGAATATGTAAAAACTACTGTGTCCTGTTACAGAAAGGTTTTGAATGCTATAGAGTCCGGGGAATATAGTTCCCGGCTTGTTGGCGAACTAAAAAGAGAACTCGGAAAAGCCTATAACCGGGGATTCTCACAGGGCTTTTACAAAGGTCTGGAGAAAGACTGGATTAGCAGAGGTCCTGACGCCAGAGAATCCAAAATATATTGCGGGGAAGTTGTAACATATTATAAAAAAATACAGGTTGCGGAATTCTTAATTCGTGCCGGCAGTTTAAAAATCGGAGATAAAATATTAGTATATGGAAAAACTACTCCTGCCCGGAATACTGTAATAAATGAAATACAAATTAATCATCAGTCTGTAGAATCCGCAGGGAAGGGTGAAAGATGTGGAATAAAAATACCATTTATCGTCAGGCCAAAAGATAAGTTATTCAGGATAAAGGATAATGAGAAACAAAAAAAGAATTAA
- a CDS encoding DUF4097 family beta strand repeat-containing protein, protein MMKRIFFVSLFLAVFLAVAFSGCTDIAPEPEVTEQFDDEYEADDNTVLKVDNINGQISINGWEGDTITLNAIKSTLYGEDELKKVEITSIKSDNEITIKTKSLTVIPPRVSVDMDIKVPNNAVVDFVEISNGEIRISGTKGDTFASCSNGVVTMKNVNGYVKAHVVNGNINVEETKGIGNLEVSNGNIIVEIFDIKGDVNIKCINGKITAYIIPSLNADIEMKTMNGIISVENIAINFTKTEETHMEGVLGDGGSKILIENTNGNVNINSMLVNE, encoded by the coding sequence ATGATGAAAAGAATTTTTTTTGTATCTTTGTTTTTGGCAGTATTTCTTGCCGTTGCCTTTTCGGGATGTACAGATATTGCCCCGGAACCTGAAGTGACCGAGCAATTCGATGATGAATATGAAGCAGATGACAATACTGTATTGAAAGTTGACAATATTAATGGCCAGATTTCAATCAATGGCTGGGAGGGTGATACAATCACATTGAACGCCATTAAAAGCACTCTTTACGGGGAGGATGAACTGAAAAAAGTTGAAATAACTTCTATAAAAAGTGACAATGAGATAACGATTAAAACAAAATCCCTGACTGTCATCCCTCCAAGGGTTTCTGTTGATATGGATATCAAAGTTCCCAATAATGCTGTGGTTGATTTCGTTGAAATATCAAACGGAGAGATAAGGATTTCAGGTACCAAAGGGGACACTTTTGCATCATGTTCAAATGGAGTGGTAACAATGAAAAACGTCAATGGATATGTGAAAGCACATGTGGTCAATGGCAATATAAATGTCGAGGAAACAAAGGGTATTGGCAATCTGGAGGTTTCCAATGGAAATATTATTGTTGAGATATTTGATATTAAGGGTGATGTCAATATAAAATGCATCAATGGAAAAATTACTGCTTATATAATTCCGTCACTCAATGCTGATATTGAGATGAAAACAATGAATGGAATAATCTCTGTGGAAAATATTGCAATAAATTTCACGAAGACGGAAGAAACTCACATGGAAGGAGTATTAGGAGATGGGGGGAGTAAGATTTTGATAGAGAATACAAATGGAAATGTGAATATTAACAGCATGTTGGTTAATGAATAA
- a CDS encoding GNAT family N-acetyltransferase, which translates to MRIMQMEEITIEKLTEENFPVFTSLIEKLAVYEKLTPPGNDEKCRLQKDAFSENPKYEAYLAVVNGVPAGYITFYFTYSTFLAKSTLYLEDLFVLEECRKKGIGRKLFDFCRSEAAKRGCGRMDWTVLTWNKPSIEFYEKSGAKRQDWYLYRFNEDKF; encoded by the coding sequence ATGAGGATAATGCAGATGGAAGAAATTACAATCGAAAAATTAACAGAGGAAAACTTTCCGGTTTTTACATCCCTCATTGAAAAACTTGCCGTATACGAAAAATTAACTCCTCCCGGTAACGATGAAAAATGCCGCCTTCAAAAGGATGCATTCTCAGAAAATCCAAAATATGAAGCATATCTGGCTGTTGTAAATGGTGTCCCGGCAGGATATATTACGTTTTATTTTACCTATTCGACGTTTCTCGCAAAGTCCACCCTTTATCTTGAAGATCTCTTTGTCCTTGAGGAATGCCGAAAAAAAGGAATAGGACGAAAACTCTTTGATTTTTGCCGCAGCGAGGCTGCAAAAAGAGGATGTGGAAGGATGGACTGGACTGTTCTTACATGGAACAAACCTTCAATTGAATTTTATGAGAAAAGTGGCGCTAAAAGGCAGGACTGGTACCTTTACAGGTTTAATGAAGATAAGTTCTGA
- a CDS encoding response regulator yields the protein MKGENPEESTISVLYVDDEPMLLDIGKIYIEKSGNFNVTKAQNANAGIDLLKDKSFDCIISDYQMPGMDGIEFLKQIRNKGNNTPFIIFTGKGREEIVIEAINNGADFYVQKGGEPKSQFTELLHKIRHAVSARKSGEELIKSEKKYKYLVENSPNFIFSYDLDNRFKSANSALCEFLGLSEEEIIGKNYEELDFPEKTYNYLYKLHERVYETADVVKAENTIKMPGGEIHYYNIILIPVFDQKGFVTGIMGNSTDITDKVNSEKDLIEKNHKLLLLNEDLSAAEEEIRQQFEEIAKSQHFLIETNQYMDALFNNSASLVLVWDNNFRVTKVNKAVEEMTGISGKISKGLPLDDIITPDKKDELTEKLMHLSSKDHIRGFETKIKNLSGEIRTVQWDIARIYDYAGKQISTTAQGQDITKNIEYHNRLLEKNKKLLLANEEIAAAEEELRQQMDEIAISQRIISKSERRISDFLNLLPDPTFAIDRSGDIIVWNAAMAETYGHSAEEMIGKGNHEYSKLMYGHYRPTLVDMLLNYDENLITENYKSCSFKNGKLEGYVSYKNVNGQIVTLWGIATLLYNEDGEVEGAIETFRDVTDIEKNRKELEKTNEELSAAEEEIRQQFDEIATAQHTLIETNQYLEKLFNNSASLVLVLDNDLRITKANEAFEKLTGILEKDLINICLYDLISGDKKEEILLKINETKKMKKITGFEIAIRSASGEERRILWDIAQIFDYSGKHIATTWQGHDITDILEYQNRILEINEKLNIANEKLAAAEGELRQAHHQLKLITGITRHDILNSIMAAEGYLDLINCSDDSERDDYLNKLNDVIQKIQMQIEFTREYETPGSHAPAWQDLTDILYDLDSKAGVPIQTSACKVEIFADHMLKKVFESLLDNTLRHGGDNLSGIEVNCMQADKGELRIIWEDNGPGIIDADKEKIFEQGYGKNTGLGLFLVREALKISGIKIHEAGIYGKGARFIMTVPQGRYHIIQ from the coding sequence ATGAAAGGGGAAAATCCGGAAGAATCCACAATATCAGTCTTATATGTAGATGACGAACCAATGCTTCTTGATATTGGAAAAATCTACATTGAAAAATCAGGCAATTTTAATGTAACGAAAGCACAAAACGCTAATGCAGGGATTGATCTGTTAAAGGACAAATCCTTTGACTGCATAATCTCCGATTACCAGATGCCCGGAATGGACGGGATAGAATTTTTAAAGCAAATAAGAAATAAAGGCAACAATACACCCTTTATCATCTTCACAGGTAAGGGACGTGAAGAAATAGTAATTGAGGCAATAAACAACGGTGCTGATTTTTATGTCCAGAAAGGGGGTGAGCCTAAATCCCAGTTTACAGAACTTCTGCACAAAATCAGGCATGCAGTTTCAGCCAGAAAATCCGGGGAAGAATTAATAAAATCCGAAAAAAAGTATAAATATCTCGTTGAAAATTCCCCAAATTTTATATTCAGTTATGATTTGGACAACCGGTTCAAATCAGCAAATAGTGCATTATGTGAATTTCTGGGATTGTCTGAAGAGGAGATTATTGGCAAAAATTACGAGGAGCTTGATTTTCCGGAAAAAACATACAATTATCTATACAAACTTCATGAAAGGGTTTATGAAACAGCAGATGTTGTAAAGGCAGAGAATACAATAAAAATGCCAGGTGGAGAGATCCATTATTATAATATTATTTTAATTCCGGTCTTTGATCAAAAGGGTTTTGTTACGGGAATAATGGGCAACAGTACAGACATTACCGACAAAGTCAATTCTGAAAAGGATCTAATTGAGAAGAACCATAAACTGCTTCTGCTAAATGAGGATCTATCGGCAGCAGAAGAAGAGATTAGACAGCAATTTGAAGAAATTGCAAAATCACAGCATTTTCTCATTGAAACAAACCAGTATATGGATGCACTTTTCAACAATTCAGCATCCCTTGTCCTTGTATGGGACAATAATTTCAGGGTCACCAAGGTAAACAAAGCTGTTGAAGAGATGACCGGAATTTCAGGCAAAATTTCAAAAGGACTCCCACTTGATGATATAATAACTCCTGATAAAAAAGATGAACTTACTGAAAAATTAATGCATTTAAGTTCAAAAGACCATATCAGAGGATTTGAAACCAAGATTAAAAACCTTTCAGGAGAGATCAGAACTGTCCAGTGGGATATTGCCAGGATCTATGATTATGCCGGCAAACAGATCTCAACAACCGCACAGGGTCAGGACATTACAAAAAATATTGAATACCATAACCGGCTTTTAGAGAAAAACAAAAAACTCCTCCTTGCAAATGAAGAAATTGCTGCAGCAGAGGAAGAGCTTCGCCAGCAGATGGACGAGATTGCCATATCACAGAGAATTATCAGTAAATCTGAAAGGAGGATATCTGATTTTCTGAATCTTCTTCCTGATCCGACATTTGCAATTGACAGGTCTGGAGATATAATCGTCTGGAACGCTGCAATGGCAGAGACTTACGGTCACTCTGCTGAAGAAATGATTGGAAAGGGCAATCACGAATACTCAAAACTCATGTATGGTCATTATCGCCCGACCCTTGTTGACATGCTCCTGAATTATGATGAAAATCTCATTACTGAGAATTACAAATCCTGTTCTTTCAAAAACGGAAAACTGGAAGGATATGTTTCATACAAAAACGTCAACGGGCAAATTGTAACACTCTGGGGCATTGCAACACTCCTCTACAATGAAGACGGCGAAGTTGAGGGGGCAATAGAAACATTCAGAGATGTAACAGATATTGAAAAGAACAGAAAAGAGCTTGAGAAAACAAATGAAGAACTTTCAGCGGCAGAAGAAGAGATAAGACAGCAGTTTGATGAGATTGCAACCGCCCAACACACCCTGATTGAAACAAACCAGTATCTGGAAAAACTCTTCAACAACTCCGCATCTCTCGTCCTTGTCCTGGACAATGATCTGAGGATAACAAAGGCAAACGAAGCGTTTGAGAAGCTGACTGGGATATTGGAAAAAGACCTGATAAACATCTGTCTTTATGATCTAATATCCGGGGATAAAAAGGAGGAAATTCTCTTAAAAATAAATGAGACAAAGAAAATGAAAAAGATTACCGGCTTTGAAATAGCAATTAGATCAGCTTCAGGAGAGGAAAGAAGAATTCTTTGGGATATTGCACAGATCTTTGATTATTCAGGGAAGCATATTGCAACTACCTGGCAGGGGCATGACATAACAGACATCCTGGAATACCAAAACCGGATTCTTGAGATAAATGAGAAGCTCAATATAGCAAATGAAAAGCTTGCAGCGGCAGAAGGGGAACTCCGGCAGGCACACCACCAGTTAAAGCTCATAACAGGCATCACAAGGCATGATATCCTCAACAGCATCATGGCCGCCGAGGGTTATCTTGACCTGATAAATTGTTCTGATGATTCAGAACGGGATGATTACCTAAATAAGCTAAATGATGTAATCCAGAAGATTCAAATGCAGATCGAGTTCACAAGAGAATATGAAACACCCGGTTCACATGCACCTGCCTGGCAGGATTTAACTGATATTTTGTATGATCTGGATTCCAAAGCAGGAGTCCCTATTCAAACCAGTGCCTGCAAAGTAGAAATATTTGCAGACCATATGCTGAAGAAAGTTTTTGAAAGCCTCCTTGACAATACACTGCGCCACGGAGGAGACAATCTCTCAGGGATAGAGGTAAACTGCATGCAGGCTGACAAAGGAGAGCTCCGGATTATATGGGAAGACAACGGCCCAGGTATCATAGATGCCGATAAAGAAAAGATATTCGAACAGGGGTATGGGAAAAACACAGGGCTTGGATTATTCCTTGTCCGTGAGGCCCTGAAGATATCAGGCATAAAAATACATGAAGCCGGCATTTATGGCAAAGGAGCACGGTTTATTATGACCGTGCCACAGGGAAGATACCATATCATCCAATAA
- a CDS encoding TolB family protein: MDIKYYGIFIFLSVSVAGLIFFAPFTNGSLNDELSTEKIGLNPRIFDENMVFSGDFSGNFEIYKYNIYSALKSKVSNNAGNQINPAINGDYIVWMDDRNGNWDIYKYYIPGNIESRVTYDPSNQINPAIDGDYIVWMDDRNGNWDIYRYSIPNNFEKRITSDPSNQINPAISEDFIIWVDDRNGKYEIFRYDMRSDFEFKISI; encoded by the coding sequence ATGGATATAAAGTATTATGGAATTTTTATTTTTCTTTCAGTTTCAGTTGCTGGTTTAATTTTTTTTGCACCATTTACAAATGGCTCTTTAAATGATGAATTATCAACTGAAAAAATAGGGTTGAATCCCCGGATTTTTGATGAAAATATGGTATTTTCAGGAGATTTTTCCGGAAATTTTGAAATATATAAATATAATATTTACAGTGCTTTGAAGTCTAAAGTAAGTAATAATGCAGGTAATCAGATAAACCCTGCAATAAATGGTGATTATATTGTCTGGATGGATGACAGAAATGGCAACTGGGACATATACAAATATTACATCCCCGGCAATATTGAGTCAAGGGTCACATATGATCCCTCAAATCAGATAAATCCTGCAATTGATGGTGATTATATTGTCTGGATGGATGACAGAAATGGTAACTGGGATATATACAGGTATTCGATTCCAAATAATTTTGAAAAAAGAATAACCAGTGATCCCTCAAATCAGATAAACCCCGCAATCTCAGAGGACTTTATTATATGGGTTGATGACAGAAATGGAAAATATGAGATTTTCAGATATGATATGAGATCTGATTTTGAATTTAAAATCAGCATATAA